A stretch of Palaemon carinicauda isolate YSFRI2023 chromosome 34, ASM3689809v2, whole genome shotgun sequence DNA encodes these proteins:
- the LOC137626625 gene encoding uncharacterized protein, whose amino-acid sequence MGPFFVRSSGKKVKAWIICFTCTWSRAINLKVCMDLSVKEYLRAFQLHTFEFGLPNLCISDQGSRLVAGGNVILDYLKDPEVKLYLEENGIKNLQFEQFFKGNSALGSMVESCVKLTKRCLFGAMRNNVLDIRDFEFLICQTVHLLNRRPIAFKEALRDTDINKSLPDPITPECLIRGYDLVSVNLIPELQRHPDLELDEDYLVSPCDKVKENYTKLRKVRSHLINIYHEEFLGNLTNQAVNAKDRFKPVKHTLLQKNDVVLIKEPYSKPNKYPMGIVHDVVLNELGEVTGVTLLKGRTGELTKRHSSNLIFLFRPDVSSNEDKNSPNYDSNDSNLANNRILGKRKAAKISALKTRQILQ is encoded by the coding sequence atGGGACCCTTCTTTGTACGTTCCAGTGGGAAAAAAGTAAAAGCATGGATAATATGTTTCACATGTACTTGGAGTAGAGCTATAAATCTGAAGGTGTGCATGGACTTGAGTGTTAAAGAGTATCTTAGAGCCTTCCAGCTTCATACATTTGAGTTTGGACTACCAAATTTGTGTATTTCCGATCAGGGATCTCGGTTAGTAGCAGGAGGCAACGTAATTCTAGATTATTTAAAAGACCCAGAAGTTAAACTCTATCTAGAAGAGAATGGCATAAAGAACCTTCAGTTTGAACAGTTTTTCAAAGGGAACTCTGCTCTTGGTTCAATGGTTGAAAGTTGTGTGAAACttactaagagatgcttatttggagccatgagaaataatgttttagatataagggattttgagtttttaatatgTCAGACTGTCCATTTATTGAATAGAAGGCCaatagcttttaaagaggcattaagagATACAGATATAAACAAATCACTTCCTGATCCCATAACACCAGAGTGTCTAATTAGGGGTTATGACCTTGTTTCAGTTAACTTAATTCCTGAGCTGCAAAGACATCCAGATCTAGAATTGGATGAGGACTATCTAGTTTCTCCTTGtgataaagttaaagaaaactacACAAAACTGCGTAAAGTCAGAAGTCATTTGATTAACATTTATCATGAAGAATTTTTGGGTAACTTGACAAATCAAGCTGTAAATGCAAAAGACAGATTCAAACCTGTAAAACATACACTTCTTCAAAAGAATGATGTGGTTCTAATTAAAGAACCATATAGTAAGCCAAACAAATACCCAATGGGAATAGTCCATGATGTAGTTCTCAATGAGCTTGGGGAAGTTACTGGAGTTACCCTACTGAAAGGCAGAACTGGGGAACTTACTAAGAGACATTCATCtaatctaatatttcttttcagaCCTGATGTTTCTTCAAATGAAGATAAAAACAGTCCTAATTATGACTCAAATGATTCTAATCTGGCCAACAACCGCATTCTGGGAAAGCGTAAAGCGGCAAAGATTAGTGCTCTGAAGACCAGACAAATTTTACAGTAA
- the LOC137626901 gene encoding uncharacterized protein has translation MDNCAVAYDSSEELLWAYQQLESIFEPYKFYLQQYISNDFALQDHIDNEISTETSKKVKLLGLSWDRKQDSLSTKPISLNIQARTKREVLQSIASQYDLFNFNGPILNRSRLFLHQLQCNKDLGWDKELDADVRRQWRNIAKQANAASVAEIPRVFGSTEDTYRLLAFSDSSKQMFGVVIYIQNIPTGKVSFVFAKNRIVNKQMESKSMPSLELQGITLAVEEITCLYEELSGISCMMPIKIRELIVYSDGFVALSWVHGFSAKLDKMQKCSVFVQNRLHTINELCNKHPIHFSFVSGCENPADCITRSLSFKQLQKTNYFSGPKFLLNETEGQLNRESILDFVIPALPVKQDSPVVVQSHHGTITTKIEEHTDALSRCSSYHKVVSVFRRVLIFVNNLKMKLKLKDPVKFGHISCFDINHNFFAEATKMVIRRDQQKHFPEIFEYFESRNLLLKDIPKLVGQLNVYVDQEGLLRVRSKMQKLKDDRRMRFPLLISKDSLLTKYIVLDYHERFLHAGCYRLLAEVRKIFWIPRFFSVVKRIIRTCVICRRFNERTVNLN, from the coding sequence ATGGATAACTGTGCAGTTGCCTATGATAGTTCTGAAGAACTTCTCTGGGCATACCAACAACTAGAAAGCATTTTTGAGCCTTACAAGTTTTACCTGCAGCAGTACATCAGTAATGATTTTGCATTGCAAGACCACATAGATAATGAGATTAGTACAGAAACCAGTAAAAAGGTAAAATTACTTGGGTTGTCATGGGATAGGAAGCAAGACAGTTTATCGACTAAACCTATTAGTCTTAACATACAAGCTCGAACAAAACGGGAAGTATTGCAGTCTATTGCCTCCCAGTATGATCTCTTTAACTTTAATGGTCCTATTCTTAATCGTTCAAGGCTATTTTTGCATCAGTTACAGTGCAACAAAGATCTGGGCTGGGACAAGGAATTAGATGCCGATGTTAGGAGGCAATGGCGGAATATTGCCAAACAAGCAAATGCTGCTTCTGTTGCAGAGATACCAAGAGTCTTTGGGAGTACAGAAGATACTTACCGGCTATTGGCATTTTCAGACAGTAGTAAGCAGATGTTTGGTGTagtcatttacatacaaaatattcccACAGGAAAGGTCAGTTTTGTCTTTGCAAAAAATAGGATAGTAAACAAGCAAATGGAATCTAAAAGCATGCCATCTCTGGAACTGCAAGGAATAACTTTGGCCGTAGAAGAAATTACATGTCTGTATGAGGAGTTATCCGGAATTTCTTGTATGATGCCAATCAAAATAAGAGAGTTGATAGTGTACTCTGATGGCTTCGTTGCCCTTTCCTGGGTACATGGGTTTTCTGCCAAGCTTGATAAAATGCAGAAGTGTTCAGTATTTGTTCAAAATAGGTTACACACAATAAATGAACTGTGTAATAAACACccgattcatttttcttttgtgtcaGGTTGTGAAAATCCAGCCGATTGCATCACTCGCAGCTTATCTTTCAAGCAGCTTCAAAAAACTAACTACTTTTCAGGTCCCAAATTTCTGCTTAATGAGACAGAAGGTCAGCTGAACAGGGAATCtatcttggattttgtaatacctGCCCTTCCGGTAAAGCAAGATTCTCCTGTTGTTGTCCAGTCTCATCATGGTACTATAACTACAAAGATTGAGGAGCATACCGATGCTTTATCAAGATGTTCTAGCTACCATAAAGTTGTTTCTGTTTTCCGTAGAGTACTTATCTTTGTTAAtaacttgaaaatgaaactaaaactaaaggatCCTGTTAAGTTTGGACATATTAGCTGTTTTGATATTAATCATAACTTCTTTGCAGAGGCTACAAAGATGGTAATAAGAAGAGATCAGCAGAAGCACTTCCctgaaatttttgaatattttgaatcaAGAAACCTGTTGCTCAAAGATATCCCCAAGTTAGTTGGACAGCTCAATGTTTATGTGGATCAGGAAGGCCTGTTAAGGGTACGTAGCAAAATGCAGAAACTGAAAGATGACCGAAGGATGCGATTTCCATTGCTAATTTCTAAGGATAGTTTACTAACTAAATATATTGTATTAGATTATCATGAACGTTTTTTACATGCTGGATGCTATAGGCTACTGGCTGAAGTACGTAAGATATTTTGGATACCTAGGTTTTTTTCAGTAGTTAAAAGGATAATTCGCACATGTGTCATATGCCGTAGGTTCAATGAGAGGACAGTTAATCTTAATTAA
- the LOC137626623 gene encoding LOW QUALITY PROTEIN: uncharacterized protein (The sequence of the model RefSeq protein was modified relative to this genomic sequence to represent the inferred CDS: inserted 2 bases in 1 codon), protein MSELKRLVNQRKYIRKCVTEHFNRKDSFPTLTSAAREKLLLQFEQWLPELKDLNKQILELKYEEWDDEEEERRSEEELDSCQVYNDKLLSCLVAIRNPSVSSSSVSHSNDXLSSARSSLKSPIAPLPKYTSSDDEDLARFFEEFEDTLSKFEYPEYDKLLLLKQQISGRALVLVESLEAGKQGYSHAKQLLLKALASDDTQKFNVLRQLSHLKLSNNTDPYEFISKVRLIMERIRKLKITVDCILQFFIWEGLNDAFKNHLIQITNSSKPTLNEIVEKFFEANERYCSQSKKTKEVPKQFSPKASNASDHGATSLAVDVKYEINKTFKPCSICTKVDGKPADHPIHKCAKFDSAEAKIDKIRKLKGCLKCSNLNHLSKFCRYRFNNKCKYCSEWHFSFLCIRSVDGNQVTNKDGNKPDSQSCTDKGKDKAKFKPKENKEISGSMVNIVEAFQSDSDMQTVLPTFTATLDNGLKLRCLKDSGCQCNFILTDIADFYNLPTLRENISLTVNGINTTQNYTTKLIEVSLQIGDRLRKIEALCIPSINVKLKLPKLGKVVSGFKERGYLLADESLSNDSCGIQSIQLILGTRSAYCLPQQEHLFGSNLESLYSETPAGVLLHGNVEQILKDLTFLPYVGSCFQGLVQLSDHNLVGSIFGNGNTCLVSDCAFKDTVDPVNINVFDKGDIIESQLIKAANQILEESCHRFVKSDPNDSDSGSSEINNKLVKFSLENMKRDKEGRIVVPLFWNPQVAHLLGSNQGLAVSILKSNLKKLQNNRDKLLIMDKVFKEQESMGIIERINNLPEFIRAP, encoded by the exons ATGTCTGAACTTAAGAGATTAGTGAATCAAAGGAAGTATATAAGGAAGTGTGTGACAGAACATTTTAACCGTAAGGATAGTTTTCCTACATTAACTAGTGCAGCAAGGGAGAAATTACTCTTGCAATTTGAACAATGGCTTCCAGAATTGAAAGACTTGAATAAGCAGATATTAGAGCTTAAGTATGAGGAAtgggacgacgaagaggaagaacgTAGGTCTGAGGAGGAATTGGACTCCTGTCAGGTCTATAATGACAAACTTTTATCTTGCTTAGTGGCTATTAGGAACCCTAGTGTGTCCTCTTCATCAGTTTCCCATTCGAATGA TCTTAGTTCCGCAAGAAGTTCGCTTAAGTCTCCCATAGCTCCCCTGCCTAAATACACTAGTTCTGATGACGAGGACCTTGCtagattttttgaagaatttgaagacactttaagtaaatttgaataccCTGAATACGATAAACTCTTGTTATTAAAGCAGCAGATCTCAGGCAGGGCCTTAGTTTTAGTAGAGTCCTTGGAAGCAGGTAAGCAGGGATATTCACATGCAAAGCAATTACTACTGAAAGCTCTAGCTTCGGATGACACacagaaatttaatgttttgagGCAGTTATCccatttgaaactttctaacaacacTGATCCATATGAATTTATCTCTAAGGTTAGGTTAATTATGGAAAGAATACGCAAATTGAAAATTACTGTGGACTGTATACTtcagttttttatatgggaaggattgaatgatgCATTTAAGAATCATTTGATTCAAATTACTAACAGCTCCAAGCCAACGTTAAATGAAATTGTAGAAAAGTTTTTTGAAGCTAATGAGCGTTATTGTAGCCAGTCTAAGAAAACTAAAGAAGTCCCTAAACAATTTTCCCCCAAAGCATCAAATGCTAGTGACCATGGAGCTACCAGCTTAGCTGTAGATGTaaagtatgaaataaataagaCCTTTAAGCCTTGTAGTATATGCACTAAAGTAGATGGTAAACCAGCTGATCACCCTATCCACAAGTGTGCCAAATTTGACTCTGCAGAAGCCaagatagataaaataagaaaattgaaaggaTGCCTAAAATGTTCTAACCTAAATCATCTGAGTAAATTTTGTAGGTATAGGTTCAATAATAAATGTAAGTATTGCTCAGAGTGGCATTTCAGTTTCCTGTGTATTCGGTCTGTTGATGGCAATCAAGTCacaaataaagatgggaataaaccAGATAGCCAATCTTGTACAGATAAGGGTAAAGATAAAGCAAAATTCAAGCCTAAGGAAAATAAGGAGATCTCTGGCTCAATGGTTAACATTGTGGAAGCTTTCCAGAGTGATTCTGACATGCAGACTGTTCTTCCCACTTTTACTGCTACCTTGGATAATGGTTTAAAGTTAAGATGTTTAAAAGACAGTGGCTGTCAGTGTAACTTCATTTTGACCGATATTGCGGACTTTTATAATTTACCCacattaagggaaaatatttctctaACAGTAAATGGTATTAACACTACTCAGAATTATACTACTAAGCTGATTGAAGTAAGTTTACAGATAGGGGATAGGCTTAGAAAAATTGAAGCACTGTGTATACCTTCTATTAATGTAAAGTTAAAACTTCCTAAATTAGGTAAGGTAGTAAGTGGTTTCAAAGAAAGAGGTTATTTGTTGGCAGATGAAAGCTTGTCAAATGATTCTTGTGGTATCCAGAGTATTCAGTTAATTCTTGGCACTCGCTCAGCATACTGTCTTCCTCAGCAGGAACACTTGTTTGGATCAAACTTAGAATCTCTATATTCTGAAACTCCTGCTGGAGTATTGTTACATGGTAATGTGGAACAAATATTGAAGGATTTAACATTTTTACCTTATGTTGGAAGTTGCTTTCAAGGATTGGTTCAACTTTCAGATCACAATTTAGTTGGTAGCATTTTCGGGAATGGTAATACTTGCCTTGTTTCGGATTGTGCTTTTAAAGATACTGTGGATCCCGTTAACATTAATGTATTTGATAAGGGGGATATAATTGAATCTCAGCTTATCAAGGCAGCTAACCAAATTTTAGAAGAAAGTTGCCATAGATTTGTAAAGTCTGACCCTAATGATTCTGATTCTGGGAGTTCTGAAATAAATAACAAGTTGGTTAAGTTTTCCcttgaaaatatgaagagagataaaGAAGGTAGAATTGTTGTTCCTTTATTTTGGAATCCTCAGGTGGCCCATTTATTAGGTTCCAATCAGGGATTGGCAGTTTCAATTTTAAAGTCTAACttgaaaaaattgcaaaataacagGGATAAGCTATTGATAATGgataaagtttttaaagaacaggaaAGTATGGGGATCATAGAGCGCATTAATAACCTTCCCGAATTTATCAGAGCACCCTAA